One part of the Chryseobacterium mulctrae genome encodes these proteins:
- a CDS encoding quinol:cytochrome C oxidoreductase yields the protein MYSFSPKLKSTSIILLVVGLVLFAAGFFLNKGITTEKIEHMMEAVHSAGHDSPTHSSEMVGPQDHAAHLEHAEMQVHNQPLASIHFVAVFFFGVSCCVLFFYCIQHAAHAGWPIIITRVMEAIASYIPWGGAILVILMILNITHNGHLFHWMDPELTKEGSPHFDVILFEKKIFLNIPFYAVRTLIYVIGASFFAWKLKAQSKKVDDTKSLVEYQFLYRWAVGYIAFFGFASAAWAWDWLMSIDPHWYSTMYIWYSMVSCLSSGIAVIILLSVYLKKNGFLPQFNDNHLHDLGVFLFATSMLWTYTWFAQFMLYWYANIPEEVNYFFGRFEHYSPTFLPMLVVNFLLPLLVLVSSSIKRNYKVVTTMAIIVILGHLLDYFNMVMPGTVGPYWNTPEVLLLVLGSILFIAGLFMFTVLSALAKLKLIPTGNPYLHESEIYEYPF from the coding sequence ATGTATAGTTTTTCACCAAAATTAAAATCAACTTCTATTATCCTTCTTGTTGTAGGTTTAGTTTTATTTGCTGCAGGTTTCTTTTTAAATAAAGGAATTACTACAGAAAAAATAGAACACATGATGGAAGCAGTGCATTCTGCTGGTCATGATTCTCCTACACATTCAAGCGAAATGGTAGGACCTCAAGATCATGCTGCTCACCTAGAGCACGCAGAAATGCAGGTTCACAATCAGCCATTAGCTTCAATTCATTTTGTAGCAGTATTTTTCTTCGGAGTAAGCTGTTGTGTATTGTTCTTTTACTGTATTCAACATGCCGCTCACGCAGGTTGGCCAATTATTATCACGAGAGTGATGGAAGCTATTGCTTCTTACATTCCTTGGGGGGGTGCTATTTTAGTAATCTTGATGATTCTTAATATCACACACAACGGTCACCTTTTCCACTGGATGGATCCTGAATTAACAAAAGAAGGATCTCCACACTTTGATGTCATCTTATTTGAAAAGAAAATATTCTTAAATATTCCTTTCTACGCAGTAAGAACTTTAATTTATGTAATTGGAGCTTCATTCTTCGCTTGGAAATTAAAAGCTCAGTCTAAAAAAGTAGACGATACAAAATCTTTGGTTGAGTATCAATTCCTTTACAGATGGGCAGTAGGATATATCGCATTCTTCGGGTTTGCTTCTGCAGCTTGGGCTTGGGATTGGTTGATGTCTATTGACCCTCACTGGTATTCTACAATGTATATTTGGTATTCAATGGTTAGCTGCCTTTCAAGTGGTATTGCGGTAATCATTCTATTAAGTGTTTATCTTAAGAAAAATGGTTTCTTACCACAGTTTAACGATAATCACTTGCACGATTTAGGAGTTTTCCTTTTCGCTACAAGTATGCTTTGGACGTACACTTGGTTTGCACAGTTCATGTTGTATTGGTATGCAAACATCCCGGAAGAAGTAAATTATTTCTTCGGAAGATTTGAGCACTACTCTCCTACTTTCTTACCAATGCTTGTTGTAAACTTCTTATTACCTTTATTGGTATTAGTAAGTAGCAGCATCAAGAGAAACTACAAAGTAGTAACTACAATGGCAATCATTGTAATCTTAGGTCACCTTTTAGATTACTTCAATATGGTAATGCCAGGAACAGTAGGACCTTACTGGAATACTCCGGAAGTTCTGTTATTAGTATTGGGTTCTATTTTATTTATCGCAGGATTGTTTATGTTTACAGTGCTTTCAGCATTAGCTAAATTGAAACTGATTCCTACAGGTAACCCTTACTTACACGAATCTGAAATTTATGAGTATCCTTTCTAA
- a CDS encoding adenine phosphoribosyltransferase — translation MASQELIKKLEETIENIPDFPIPGIQFKDITPIFLNPKLYEEVIEDLVKFSKGKVDAVCGIESRGYLFGISIAVALQVPFILIRKKGKLPPPIISEKYDLEYGSAEIETREGQIKKGQRILIHDDLLATGGTTEAAAKLIEKQGAEVVQFSFLIGLKDLNGDEKLKKFNAEIYHTLEY, via the coding sequence ATGGCATCTCAGGAACTCATTAAAAAACTGGAGGAAACCATAGAAAACATTCCTGATTTTCCGATTCCGGGAATTCAGTTTAAAGATATTACACCGATTTTTCTTAATCCTAAATTGTATGAAGAAGTAATCGAAGATCTGGTAAAATTCAGTAAAGGAAAAGTAGATGCAGTCTGTGGAATTGAAAGCCGCGGTTATCTTTTCGGAATTTCAATTGCAGTCGCTTTGCAAGTTCCATTTATTTTGATCAGAAAAAAAGGAAAACTTCCACCACCGATCATCTCAGAAAAATATGATCTGGAATATGGAAGCGCAGAAATAGAAACCAGAGAAGGACAAATAAAAAAAGGACAACGAATTTTAATTCATGATGATCTTTTAGCAACGGGAGGAACAACCGAAGCAGCAGCAAAACTGATAGAAAAACAAGGCGCAGAAGTCGTTCAGTTTAGTTTTTTAATCGGGTTAAAAGATTTAAATGGTGACGAAAAACTTAAAAAGTTTAATGCTGAAATCTATCACACGTTAGAATATTAA